Below is a genomic region from Microbacterium sp. KUDC0406.
CATTCCCCAGGTGGAAAGGCGGATTCAGCAGCACCAGGTCGGCTGTTCCGTCGGCGATCGCGGAACCGGCGTCGTCGAGGGTGACCTCGACGTTCCCGAGGCCGTTCGCGGCCATGGTCGCGCGCGCCGAGCGGACGGCGGCGGCCGAGCGGTCGGTCGCGATCACGCGGGATGCCGGATGGGCGAGCGCGTACGCTGCGGCGAGCGCCCCCGTGCCGCAGCCGAGGTCGATGACCGTCCTCCCCGGGTCGTTGAGCGAGCGAGCCTGCGAGCGAGACGAAACGCTCTCAGCCGCCCACGAGCTCATGACGCCGAGCAGCACCCGCGTCCCGATGTCGATCCGATCCCCCGCGAACGCCCCGCCGTACGCGCACAGCGTGAGCCCGTCCGCCGACCTCCCGACCTCTGCGCGAGATTCTGACGAGGCCTCGACTTCTGCGCGAGACACCTGTTCAGCACGTGGGACTCGCGCAGAAGTCGATGTCTCACTGGGGAAGGAGTGGCGCGAGGAGACGGGGAACGGCGGCGGCCCGTCGGGACGACGCAGGTGTCGTGCGACGACAAGCCGCGATTTCCGCTCGGCGCGCTGCGGCTGCACCTCGCCGAAGTACCGCCTGAGCACCTCGTTCTGCGCGAGTGTCATGTGCTTCACCCGCCCGCCCGCGATGAGCACGGCGTC
It encodes:
- a CDS encoding class I SAM-dependent methyltransferase produces the protein MPEFDFTRLRRTPDVEAPNLQAWDATDELLVGEALTAGIHGAEIAVIGDEYGAITLALTDAGMPGIRVHQDLVTGRRALARNAAALGITDGADAARRAASERAADEPDGLRVPTYTQGELDESLLTGIRLVLLQLPKSLAELDEIADAIARWADSDAVLIAGGRVKHMTLAQNEVLRRYFGEVQPQRAERKSRLVVARHLRRPDGPPPFPVSSRHSFPSETSTSARVPRAEQVSRAEVEASSESRAEVGRSADGLTLCAYGGAFAGDRIDIGTRVLLGVMSSWAAESVSSRSQARSLNDPGRTVIDLGCGTGALAAAYALAHPASRVIATDRSAAAVRSARATMAANGLGNVEVTLDDAGSAIADGTADLVLLNPPFHLGNAVDEAAGRRLIEAAARLTRPGGEVWTVFNSHLDHRRTLAREVGITEQIVRTSKFTVTQSIKR